A genomic region of Hyalangium gracile contains the following coding sequences:
- a CDS encoding Sec-independent protein translocase subunit TatA/TatB, with translation MFNIGAGEMVFILIAALLVLGPKRLPELARGIGRFLREFRRQTDEVRGVVVREFYQMDQEIQREPTPAAPPPSTPAPHELSPPIQPSLPLPPDMSLGLEHASHPHPAPDGAALGAAAQAGGPVAPEGTPGAPVGGPVPPAGNAVAPAGNAVAPVGNTVAAAGIPVGAPPASTGGAGSEDEEPLPRFDPIPGTVARNAPKQS, from the coding sequence ATGTTCAACATCGGCGCAGGCGAGATGGTGTTCATCCTGATAGCCGCGCTGCTCGTGCTGGGGCCGAAGCGGCTTCCGGAACTGGCTCGCGGCATCGGTCGGTTCCTGCGCGAGTTCCGGAGGCAGACGGACGAGGTTCGCGGCGTGGTGGTGCGCGAGTTCTACCAGATGGATCAGGAGATCCAGCGCGAGCCCACCCCGGCGGCTCCGCCTCCGTCGACTCCCGCGCCGCACGAGCTGAGCCCGCCCATCCAGCCCTCGCTGCCGCTGCCCCCGGACATGTCCCTGGGGCTTGAGCACGCGTCCCATCCCCACCCTGCGCCGGACGGCGCGGCGCTGGGGGCGGCGGCCCAGGCCGGTGGCCCGGTGGCTCCGGAGGGCACTCCGGGAGCGCCTGTCGGCGGCCCGGTGCCTCCGGCTGGCAACGCGGTGGCTCCAGCTGGCAACGCGGTAGCCCCGGTTGGCAACACGGTGGCCGCGGCTGGCATCCCGGTGGGGGCGCCGCCGGCCAGCACGGGTGGGGCAGGCTCGGAGGACGAGGAGCCCCTGCCGCGGTTTGATCCCATCCCGGGCACGGTGGCCCGAAACGCACCGAAGCAGAGCTAG
- the tatC gene encoding twin-arginine translocase subunit TatC — protein sequence MSLAEHLTELRSRLLKCTIAVLVLGAASLVFARPIFGLLMKPVLEALPAGGRSLVYTSGIEEINVLMKVGLYCGLFLTTPVILWQIWGFVSPGLYPEERRYASPFVFLGSVAFIAGALFCYLAILPSMFQFLLNETDSTALGTQLDTAKLRTEDAMRFLRIGDAERAGQLAREVSTSLQATGESQLVNPEVVPSEAVEMSARLEGLGQLLDAAAEGFGAPARLVLRQAVEKRVVAVEAFGRQDFAAAATAMDEAASLLAGVAPTRTEELAGMWKLQKGLAAGHARHEALSWTRPMLTMNEQLSLVLVLILAFGVIFELPLVMALLGIVGVVQSKWLFRYQRHAFVVCIILAALLTPTGDVVNLSLMAGPMLMCYELGVLAVWMIERRRARNEASTSITPSP from the coding sequence ATGTCGCTGGCGGAGCACCTCACGGAGCTCCGCTCGCGCCTGCTGAAGTGCACCATCGCGGTGCTCGTCCTGGGCGCGGCCTCCCTGGTCTTCGCCCGGCCCATCTTCGGGCTGCTGATGAAGCCGGTGCTGGAGGCGCTGCCCGCCGGAGGGCGCTCGCTCGTCTACACCTCGGGCATCGAAGAGATCAACGTCCTGATGAAGGTGGGCCTGTACTGCGGCCTCTTCCTCACGACGCCCGTCATCCTCTGGCAGATCTGGGGCTTCGTGTCGCCGGGGCTGTACCCGGAGGAGCGCCGCTACGCCTCGCCCTTCGTCTTCCTGGGCTCGGTGGCCTTCATCGCGGGCGCGCTGTTCTGCTACCTGGCCATCCTCCCGTCCATGTTCCAGTTCCTCCTGAACGAGACGGACTCCACCGCGCTGGGGACGCAGCTGGACACCGCGAAGCTGCGCACGGAGGACGCGATGCGCTTCCTGCGGATAGGAGACGCGGAGCGTGCGGGGCAGCTCGCCCGGGAGGTGAGCACGAGCCTGCAGGCCACGGGTGAGTCGCAGCTGGTGAACCCCGAGGTGGTGCCCTCCGAGGCGGTGGAGATGTCCGCGCGCCTGGAGGGGCTGGGGCAGCTGCTGGACGCGGCGGCGGAGGGCTTCGGCGCTCCGGCGCGGCTGGTGCTGCGCCAGGCGGTGGAGAAGCGGGTGGTGGCGGTGGAGGCGTTCGGCCGCCAGGACTTCGCGGCCGCCGCCACGGCGATGGATGAGGCGGCCAGCCTGCTGGCCGGTGTGGCTCCCACGCGCACCGAGGAGCTGGCGGGGATGTGGAAGCTCCAGAAGGGGCTGGCGGCGGGGCATGCGCGGCACGAGGCGCTGAGCTGGACCAGGCCCATGCTCACCATGAACGAGCAGCTGTCGCTGGTGCTGGTGCTCATCCTGGCCTTCGGCGTCATCTTCGAGCTGCCGCTGGTGATGGCGCTGCTGGGCATCGTGGGCGTGGTGCAGAGCAAGTGGCTGTTCCGCTACCAGCGCCACGCCTTCGTGGTGTGCATCATCCTCGCGGCGCTGCTCACGCCGACAGGTGACGTGGTGAACCTGTCGCTGATGGCTGGCCCGATGTTGATGTGCTACGAGCTGGGCGTGCTGGCGGTGTGGATGATCGAGCG